One window from the genome of Rhodococcus sp. ABRD24 encodes:
- a CDS encoding carotenoid oxygenase family protein, which produces MTSNQPRANGDPIAVARPVDATDANPYTVGVFAPVSDELVLDELTVIGEIPKDLNGVYLRNGPNRQFEAPGRYHMFDGDGMIHAAHFENGKVRYRNRYVRTKAFHEESDAGRALWTGLMENPKGNPWGNGHGLGIKDSANTDVIYHRGQVLATWYLCGTPYSVDPLSLETLGAQDFLGTFAGDMMAHPKVDEATGELIWFDYGPDQDFLRYGIIGADGRQTHLTQIELPGPRLPHDIGITANYSILMDLPLVQDHDARRAGKYRIFYDQELPARFAVIPRHGNGSDVRWFEVKPCYIYHVVNSWEEGDEIIMDVCRVKNPQHQTTFASPLSNMLAYMRLDAQLYRYRFNLRTGATVETELDNSNIEFPSVDSRVMGRSHRYSYSMSLGNEPTLLFDGLVRFDSQTGTKEEHKFGSGRWGSEAPFAPRDGSTGETDGYLVCFVNDEAEDRGEINIFDAEDVAAGPIARVLLPRRVPSGFHATWVRADQLAEART; this is translated from the coding sequence ATGACTTCCAATCAGCCCCGAGCGAATGGTGATCCCATCGCTGTCGCTCGCCCGGTCGACGCCACCGACGCTAATCCGTACACCGTCGGAGTTTTCGCGCCGGTCAGCGACGAACTCGTTCTGGACGAGCTCACGGTCATCGGTGAGATCCCCAAAGACCTCAACGGCGTGTATCTCCGGAATGGCCCGAACCGGCAGTTCGAGGCGCCGGGTCGCTATCACATGTTCGATGGAGACGGCATGATTCACGCCGCGCACTTCGAGAACGGGAAGGTGCGGTACCGCAATCGGTACGTTCGGACGAAGGCATTCCACGAGGAGTCCGATGCAGGCCGCGCCCTGTGGACCGGACTCATGGAGAACCCGAAGGGCAATCCGTGGGGCAATGGGCACGGTCTCGGGATCAAGGATTCCGCCAACACCGACGTCATCTACCACCGCGGGCAGGTCCTGGCGACGTGGTATCTCTGCGGAACGCCCTACAGTGTCGATCCATTGTCTCTGGAAACACTTGGTGCACAGGACTTCCTGGGCACATTCGCCGGTGACATGATGGCCCACCCCAAGGTCGATGAGGCCACCGGAGAATTGATCTGGTTCGACTACGGGCCGGACCAGGACTTTCTGCGCTATGGCATCATCGGCGCCGACGGTCGTCAGACGCACCTCACGCAGATCGAGCTACCTGGTCCGAGGCTTCCGCACGACATCGGGATCACCGCCAACTACTCGATCCTCATGGACTTGCCGCTGGTGCAGGACCACGATGCGCGCCGGGCCGGCAAGTACCGGATCTTCTACGACCAGGAGTTGCCCGCTCGATTCGCGGTCATTCCCCGTCACGGAAACGGCAGCGACGTGCGCTGGTTCGAAGTGAAGCCCTGCTACATCTACCACGTGGTCAACTCGTGGGAAGAGGGCGACGAGATCATCATGGACGTGTGCCGGGTGAAGAACCCACAGCACCAGACGACTTTCGCCTCACCCCTGTCGAACATGCTCGCGTACATGCGGCTCGATGCACAGCTCTACCGGTACCGTTTCAACCTGCGCACGGGCGCCACCGTCGAGACCGAACTCGACAACTCCAACATCGAGTTCCCCAGCGTGGATTCGCGGGTCATGGGCCGGTCGCACCGGTACTCGTACAGCATGAGCCTCGGCAACGAGCCGACGCTGCTGTTCGACGGGCTCGTGCGCTTCGACTCACAAACGGGCACCAAGGAGGAGCACAAGTTCGGCTCCGGGCGTTGGGGTTCGGAGGCACCGTTCGCGCCGCGCGACGGATCGACGGGCGAGACCGACGGCTACCTGGTGTGCTTCGTGAACGACGAGGCCGAGGATCGGGGAGAGATCAACATCTTCGACGCAGAGGATGTCGCGGCGGGACCGATCGCGCGGGTGTTGCTGCCGCGCCGGGTGCCCTCAGGATTCCATGCCACCTGGGTGCGCGCCGATCAGTTGGCCGAGGCGCGTACCTAG
- a CDS encoding PaaI family thioesterase — protein sequence MGSPDVDGAPVGRPRETPTGSGENIADEMTTMLAGRFPGLVGMRILEASAAAVTGELAVREELLAPNGYLHAATVVALADTVCGVGARLALPAEASGFTTLELKTNYLGTARSGTVTVAATLIHGGRRTQVWDATVRDEAGMAIALFRCTQLVLYPPAPEKHSSDRSTPNDTEAE from the coding sequence ATGGGATCACCAGATGTCGACGGCGCTCCGGTCGGCAGGCCGCGCGAGACACCGACCGGGTCCGGCGAGAACATTGCCGACGAGATGACCACGATGCTCGCGGGCAGGTTCCCCGGCCTGGTCGGAATGCGCATCCTCGAAGCATCGGCCGCGGCGGTCACCGGCGAACTGGCCGTTCGCGAGGAGTTGTTGGCGCCGAACGGATATCTGCACGCGGCTACCGTCGTGGCCTTGGCCGACACGGTGTGCGGTGTCGGCGCACGGCTGGCGCTGCCTGCGGAGGCGTCGGGATTCACCACACTCGAACTCAAGACCAACTATCTCGGCACTGCCCGGTCCGGGACGGTCACCGTCGCGGCGACTCTCATCCACGGCGGGCGGCGCACCCAGGTGTGGGACGCGACGGTCCGTGATGAAGCCGGGATGGCGATTGCGCTCTTTCGCTGTACCCAGCTGGTGCTCTATCCCCCAGCACCCGAAAAGCATTCATCTGATCGATCAACCCCCAACGACACCGAAGCGGAGTAG